A region of the Clostridium sp. AN503 genome:
TTTTGCCAGGCTTGTGAGGGAGGAATCAGGCGGGGAGCTGCAGATCGCGGTTGCGTACAATACGGAGCCGGGAAGCGAGAAGGAGATCGTTAAACAGCTTCAGTTCGGAGGGATCGCCTTTGCTGCGGTGAATTATTTTGATTTTGCTGAGGACATTCCGGAACTGAACCGGTTCATCCAGACGTATGAGTCTCCGGAGGAGGCGCAGGCAGGGTTTTGCGGGCAGATGGACGCCATTGGCGAATATCTTTCAAAGGAACGGCTGGAGGTGTTATCCTGCTACAGACCCGACTACCGGTGCATTGCCACCAAGGAAAAGCCCGCGGCGGAACGGGATTTTGAGGGGATGAAGATCCATGCTACAAAGGCCGCGGCGCTGTCTGTCTATCTCCTGGGAATGGGGGCGGAGATTGAAAGCTTCGGGCGGACGGATCTGCTTCGGGCGGTGGATTCGGGATACATCGACGGCATAGAGATGCCGCTTCTTTTTTACGGCAGGGCGGGGTATGACAAGGTCATGCCTTATGTTTGGATTTATGAGGATTTCCTGGTGCCGGACATGCTTGTGGCCAGCACGGTGTCTCTGGGGAATCTGACGGATGAACAGCAGAAGCTCCTTATGGACTGCGCCCTCAAGACAGAGGCGTTCCAGGTGGAGGCCCTGAAGGAAGCGCAGGAAAGGCTGGTGCCGCGATGAAAACAATGGGCAGGGTCAAAGGCTCCGCGATCACCATGATCAACTGGATGTTTCTGCTGCTGACAGTGGTGACGCTGGTATTTTCCATGTATAACTACCTGATGTACCGGGATATTGGGGAGCGGTACCGGAGGAGTACGGACCTGTATTATGAGGCGGCGTCTGTAAAGGACTCGATCAAGCAGTGTGATATCACGATGGAGGACTATCTTTTAAGCAGGAACCGCGGGTCTTTAGCAGAGCATAACGAAGCGGTGAAAACTGTGGATGCGGGCCTCAGGCGGTGCCGGGATCTGGTGGATACCCCGGCGGTTGCCTCCTTCATCCAGTCTATCACGGACGCATTTTCCTCCTATCAGACAGAGGCCAATTACAGTGCGTTTTCCTATGCGGAGAGCAATTATTATGAGGGCAGCTTAAGCTTCCAGGAATCCCGGGAGATTGGGAAATACATACAGGAATACTGTGATGAGATCCTGACAGTCCTTCTCACGGCGAATCAGGATTATTATGAATGGCTGAACCGGAAGCAGAGCCAGCTCTTTTTTATCAATCTTTATGCGGTGATCCTTCTGGCGGCGGCAGCCGGGTACAGTGTGTACTATGTAAACGACAGATTTTACCGGCCTCTGAATGAGATCTACCGGGCCTCCTTAAAGATTGCGGGAGGAGAGATGGTGCAGGTCCGGGAGGACTGGCAGGACAGGATGATCAAGATCCAGGCGGCGGCCTTTAACAAGATGTCCAGGAGCATTGTGCGGATGATGGATGACATTCAGAAACATGCGGATATCAGGACGAAGCTTCTGGACGAGCAGTTGAAGAATGAGCAGTATGTGCACCGACTGGAGCAGGCTGATTTTTTAAACCTTCAATTACAGACCAATCCGCATTTTCTGTTTAACACGCTGAATACGATCTCGCGGACGGTCACTTTGGGGATGAGCGACGAGGCGGTGGAAATGATCGACGCCATGGCCGCCATGCTCCGCTACAACTTAAAGGATATTGAGGAGCCGGTTTCCCTGGAGGAAGAGATCCAGGTGGTGAAGGAATACCTGCATATCCAGAATTTCCGTTTCCGGGACAGGATTCGGGCGGAGTTTGACTATGAGAAGGAGCTGGCGGAGCAGGTGACGATACCCAGGTTTTCCCTTCAGCCGTTTGCGGAAAATGCCGTGATCCATGGGCTGGAGCCGAAGACGGAGCCGGGTGTAGTGCGCATAGAGCTCAGGACGGAGGGAGAGAACTGTGTTGTCAGCATTGCGGACAGCGGAGTGGGGATCCCGGCAGATAAGCTGGAAGCGCTGATCCAGAGAAAGCAGATCGGTTCCGGCAAGCGGAAATCCATCGGGATCATGAATACGATCGACCGGCTTAAGTTTTTTACAAAGCTGCCTGAGCCGGTGAAAATAGAGAGTGAATGGGGGAAGGGAACGATTGTGCGGATCTATCTGCCGCTGGAGATAAGCCAGGGACCGGCAAAGCCGCTGACGGAAGGATTGCAAACAACGGAGGGGACAGAATGTACAAGTTGATGATTGCAGATGACGAAGCGTTGGAGCGCCAGGCGCTGCGCCATTTTATCCAGAATTCCAAGCTGGAGATCGTGGAGATCTTAGAGTGCGCCAACGGGATTGACGCCGTGAAGACCGCACTTTTAAAGCAGCCGGAGATCTGCATCCTGGATATCAAGATGCCGGGGCTTTCCGGCCTGGAGGCCATGGAACAGATCAAGGTGGTAAATAAGAACTGTAAGATCATATTTTCCACGGCGTACAGCTATTTTGACTACGCGGTGAAGGCGCTGCAGGCCGGGGCGCTGGACTTCATGGTGAAGCCGGTGAAGAAGGAGAAGCTGATCCAGGTGGTGAACAAGGCGATCGACGAACTGGACGCAGAGCAGAACCAGGAGGCGTACCGGTCCAAGATAACGGACCTGACCTATGTGCTGGAAAAACGGATTCTGAGGGAACTGATCACTGGACAGACAGACGAGGAAACCCTGTGGTTTTTTGATGCCATGGGGATCCGGGAACCTTACGGCTGTATTTTCTTTGTGCGTTTCAAGCGGGAGATCAGCGAGGAGGAAAAAGCCAGGCTCTCTAAGCTATTAAGATCGGATCTGACGGCGGCCGGATACACCCACCTTCTGTATGTCCACCGGAAATCCATTGACTTTATGGTATTTTCCAAGACCGGGGACCAGACCGGGGAGATCGCAAAGCAGGTGGAGAAAATACTCGCCTATGCGATGGACAGCCTTGTGATCCCCCATACCATCGGCGTCGGTTCCTGGGAGGAAGATCTGATGCAGATGGAATTTTCCTATCTCTGCGCAAAAGAGGCGGTGGGAGAATATGTGACGGCGGAGCAGAGGGAGATCATTGTGGAGGAGCCCTCAGGGGGAAAGGATTTGAAGGCGGTCCCGCCGGAGATCGAGGCGGTCTGCCGGTATATGAAGGAGCATTACAGTGAAAAGATCACGCTGATCTCCATTGCGGACAGCGTGGGGTTCAGTAAATATTATATCAGCCGGCTGTTCAAGCAGCACATGGGCGTGACCATCATCGATTATCTGATCAAGGTCAGGCTTGACCGGGCGAAGGAGCTGCTGGCAAAGGGGGATTACAGCATCAAGCAGATCAGCTTTATGGTGGGATATTCAGATCCCAATTATTTTACCTGGTCCTTTAAAAAATATCTGGGGATCTCACCGATCAAGTACCGGTACTTCCAGAATCTTGGAAGCGGGAATCAGGAGCCGGGCGTGTGAACGGAAAGTGAGACCGGGAAGTGATCAAGATGCGGCGGTAAGCAGCGGTGATAGAAGAAAGATACCTGTAAATTAGTGCAGAAGTGAAAACGCAATATTTTATAGGTATTTTTTGATTCAGCAAAATATTAGGGATGCAGCACAACTTATTGTAGTGTAATTCTTTTGTTAATTTTCTATAATGAAAACATCAAAACATCGAAAGAAACCGTTAAAAACTACAATCACAGGAGGATGTATTTTATGAAAAAGTGGATGGGAATCTTTTTGGCAATGACCCTGGCGGCTGGTACGGTGACCGGCTGCGGCGGAGGCGGCAAGGCGGAGACGACGAAGGCTGCGGCAGGCCAGGCAGCATCGGGCCAGGACGCAGCAGGACAGGACGCAGCAGGCGGCAAGGCGGACGCAGCAGGCAGTCAGGCTGCGGCGGGCAGCGGGGCGGAGGCCAAAGCCCCGGCGGGGGAGACCTTCACCATGCAGGTGGGACATGCCCAGGCGACCACCAGCGCACGCCACCAATCCCTGCTTCTGTTTGAAAAGACCGTGGAGGAAAAGACGAACGGCGGCGTCCAGGTTGAGATCTATCCGGCAGGCCAGCTTGGCAACGAGACGGAGATGACGGAGGCAGTTTCCATGGGGACCCTTCAGGCGGTCCGGGGCGGGGAACTGGAATACCTTCCGCAGATCACGATGCTGTCCCTGCCCATGCTGTGTGACAGCCTGGAGGAAGTCAGGACCCTCTGCTACAGTGATTTCGTGAAAGACATGCTGAGCAGCGTGGAGACGGAGCACAACATGAAGGTGCTGGCGGTAGGCGACGACAGCGGGTTTAGGCAGATCACCAACAATGTCCGCCCGATCTTATCCCCGGCTGATATGGAAGGTTTGAAAATGCGTACGGTTTTGGAGGTGATCGACCTTTCCATGAAGTCCTTTGGCGCATCCACCGTGTCGGTTCCATTTACAGATCTGTATATGGCGCTGAAGACCGGCGTTGCTGACGGACAGGAGAATCCGGTAGCGCTTATCGATTCCCAGAAGTTTTATGAGGTCCAGAAATATTGTTCGATTATTGACTATATGTTCTGTGCAGAGGTCATGTATGTGAACCTGGACTGGTGGAAATCCCTTCCGGCGGAGTATCAGACGATCCTTACTGAGGCGTCCAGGGAGATGATGGATGAGAACAGCCGGATCACGGATGAGGAAAATGACAATTACATCGAGCATATCAAGAACAGCGGCTGTGAAGTGACCGTCCTGACCCCGGAGCAGAGAGAATCCTTCCGTCCGCAGGCTGAGGAAGTGTGGAAGCAGTACATTGAGAGCGGCCGGATCACCCGTGAAGATCTGGATGAGATGCTGGCTGTGATCGGCAAGAAGGTTTCCTGGTAAAACAGTATCCTGGTAAAACTGGGATGGCAAAACTGAGGGGGCAGGTTATCCTGCCTCCTTCACAAGAAGGAGGGGGTTTTGTGACTTCGCTGCAGAAGACAGGAAAAAAGATCTACCAGTGCTATGTTGCTCTGGGGATCGCGGCCATGGCCTTTGTGTCGGCCGGAGTTATCTTTGCGGTTATCATGAGATATTTTTTCAATATCTCATTTACATTTTTGGAAGAACTGATCACGCTGGTATTCACGTTTACCACATTCTGGGGGATCGGGATCTGCGTGCTGGAAAATGAGCATGTGCTGATCGATTTCTTTTTTGAAAAGATACCGGTGCATATCCAGAGATGGATCAACGTGGTGAACTACATCATCGTGCTGATCTCCCTGGCGATCCTGCAGTATTATGCGATCGGATGGATCAGAGTGGCGGGAAAGACCATTTCCAACGGTATGCGGATCCGCTATCTCTATATATACGGGATCATGCCCATCGGCGTGGGCGTCAGCCTGATCTGCGTTCTGGTAAAGATATACAGCCTTGTGAAAAATGTGGATCTGGGATTTTTGAAGCCGATTTATGATGACGAGGAAGGAGGGCTGTAGATTATGATTATGGTATATCTGTTGTTTGCGCTGGTTGTATTTGCTCTGATCGGTGTGCCCCTGGCTTTTGCGATCGGGGCGTCCTGCATCACCTACATGAGTGTGCAGACACCGCAGTTTCTGGCTATGATACCCCAGCGTATCTGGTCTGGTTCCTTCAGCTATGTGCTGGTCGCCATGCCGCTGTTTATCTTTATGGGTGAGCTGATGAATGAGAGTGGGATCACAAAAAGGCTGTTGGATTTCTGTATGTATCTGGTGCGTCCGATCAAGGGAGGCTTAGGAGAGGTGAATGTGGTTGCCAGCATGATCTTCGGCGGGATCTCAGGTTCTTCTGTTGCGGATACCTCCGCTCTTGGTTCCGTTCTGATCCCTGAGATGGAAAAGCGGGGCTATCCGCCGGAATTTGCGGCGGGCATAACAGTTGCTTCCTCCACTATGGGAATGGTGGTTCCGCCCAGCATCCCGATGATCATGTATTCCATGATCTCAGGCGCTTCAGTCGGCGCGCTGTTTATGGCGGGACTGATCCCTGGCCTGTCCGTGGGCGTGCTCCAGCTCATTGTGTGTTATGTGATCTCCAGAAAAAATGGATATCATCCGGTTCAGCCTCCGTTTGTATTTAAGGAGTTTGCCCGAACCATGGTGTACAGCCTCCCGGCTATTTTGATGCCGCTTGTGATCGTTCTGTCTGTATCCCTGGGCATCTGCACAGCCAGCGAGTCGGCGGGGATCGCGGTGTTCTACTCCCTGATCCTGGGGCTGTTCATCTACAAGAAGCTGACGGTAAAAAAGATCATCCGGGCACTGCGCAGGACGTTGATCTCGTCTGCATCGATTACCATCATCATCGGGTTTTCTACAATCTTTACCTGGCTGATGACTATGATGCAGATCCCGCAGATCGTATCCTCGTTCTTCCTGGGTCTGGATATGCCCAAGTGGGTATTGCTGCTGCTCATCGACCTGCTGATTCTGTTTTTGGGAACCTTTATCGATGTGTCTCCTGCCATCCTCATGCTTGCGCCGATCCTGCTCCCGGTCATGAGAGGCATCGGGGTCAGCGACTGGCAGTTCGGCGCGATCTTCATCGTGGGCCTGGCGATCGGCCTTGTGACCCCACCGGTCGGCATGTGCCTGAATACCTGCAATAAGATCAATGGAATGTCCGTGACCAGGATCGCCAAAGGTGCGCTTCCGTTTATCGCCTGTAATATTTTGGTGCTGCTGGGGACGACCTTTATTCCGGCGATGGCGGACTGGCTGCCGACGATGTTACATTATTGATCAGTATAGAATAAATTGGTACGGTCCTGTTTTACAGAAATGTGAAATGGGGCTGTTTTTTCTGGGGATTTCTTCAGCATACTGCTTAATCTCCCTCCAGTTCTTCCAATATCGGAAAAACGCTCTTCCTTGCATTCTCAATATGTATCGATACCTTCTCCCTCACCTTTTCCCTATCCTTTTCAAGAATAGCATCCAGGATCTCCTGGTGTTCCATCGCGCCATCCAGGGTCTTTTCTGCCGGTTGGTGCAGATAGATATAGGTGGAGTAGACATGGGAATTTAAGCTGTGGTAGATATCTACCGCTTTCTGGTTGCCGCTGGCCATGATGTACAGTTCATGGAACTGATTGTCCAGCTGGTAGATGGTATCATAGTCCAACGGAGTCCTGGCCTGACGGACCAGACGGATGTGCTCCCGGATGATCCCCTGCATCTGCTCCTGCAGAGTAGTGTCCCCACAAATAGTATCAATGACCGGAGTGATAAAAAAGGTGTCCAGCATCAGACGGATATCAAACAATTCCCCGATCTCCTGGATGGAGATCTTCCGCACCCGCATCCCTTTTCTGGGGACAGAAAGGACAAGACCTTCTGAAACAAGACGGTTCAGCGCCTGTTTGATCGGGGTCTCGCTCACCTGGTACCGGCTGCTCAACTCTCTTAAGTTGATCTTTTCATCGGGTTTTAGGTAGTCGGAAGCAATATCGGACTTAATGTAACTGTACACGGTTTCAACCAGTGTTGGCGGTGGTGCTATAGATGGGAACATGAAAGGCCTCCGGTGCAGAATCAGATTGACGGGGTTCATTTATCACTATCATAATGAAAAAAAATTTATCTGTCAAGAAGCACTAAATAAGGCGGTATCACGATATATGCCTGTTATAAACCGGGTAAAAATTGTGCAATATATACAATAAATAAAAAATTACCGGAATGAAAATATATAAAATGAATAAATAAAATAGGACGATATATTGACCTTCTGCGCAAAAAGGATTATACTTAGGTCATACCAATACTTTGTATACAAAATTTAAAATCCTTAAGTTCCTTAAAATCTGTATGAAGCGGAAATCAAAGGTTATTTATGGGAGTGGAAGGATTGGGAGTGATACAAAGTAAAAAATATGAGGGAGGTATTTCTATGAGGAAACAAATGGCACTGGTACTGGCGGCGGCAATGATGGCATCTTTGATGACCGGATGCGGGGGAAAGACGGATGCTCCGGCGTCCGGAGGCGGTTTGGCGCAGGCGGCGGCAGGCAGCGAGGCCCCGGCGGACAATAAGGCAGCAGGCGGTGAGACAGCGGCGGGAAGCGAAGCAGCCCCGGCTGCGGATACCCAGGAGGAGCTGACGGAGGATGAACTGCTGGCAAAAGCCAAAGAGGAGAACAAGCTGGTGATCTACTCCTGTACTTCTGTGGTGGAGAAGAGCGCGGCCCTGTTCAAGGAGAAATACGGTCTTGATCTGGAGATCGAGTTTACCCAGATCGGCGACAGCGAGATGATCGAGAAGGTGTCCAGTGAGGCGAAGGCGGGCGTCAGCGGCGGAGCGGACGTGGTGTTCTGCCAGGATGGGGCAAGGGTCATTTCCGAGCTGATCACTCCTGGTTATACGAGGAACTATTTAAGCTCCAGGATCACCGATGTGGTGCCGGAGGAGGATCAGAACCCGCTGGTATTCCAGTTCTGCAACAAGGTATTTATTTTTAATAATGAGAATGTGGATGATTCTGAGTATACCAACATCTGGCAGTTTACTGATCCCCAGTACAAGGGCCTGTTCCAGATGAAGGATGCCAACTCCGAAGGAGTGAACATGAACTTCTTTACCATGATCACCAGGGATGATATCGCCGGACAGATGGCGGATGCTTATAAGGAATATTATGGAAAAGAGATCGAGCTGACCACACCCAACGCAGGTTATGAGTGGATCAAAGGCATATACGAGAATGGCATGGTGCTGGGGACTTCCGATACCAAGGTATCAGAGGCGATCGGCGCAAAGGGCCAGGCGGCAAGCTCCGCAGGACTGTTTACGCTGAACAAGTATTCCAAGAAGGATGAAAAGGGCCTGGCGCTGGGAATCGCAGAACAGATGCAGCCGTTCCAGGGATTCTATTATCCTATCTATTCCCAGATGACGGCCTATGCGGAGCATCCTCATGTGGCAGAGCTCTTTATTGAGTTTTTATATACGGAAGAGGGCTGGTCTCCCTATGCATCCAGAATGGGCGATTACAGCGCCAACAGAAAGCTTCCGGCAGGCCCTGGGGACAAGACTCTGGACGAGTGGGCAAAGGTATTGATCAAAGAAGATGCGCAGTGGGTGTATGAAAACAGAATGGACATTGAAGATTTTATCCAGACCATAGCTCAATAACAGGCAGACAAGGGGGTCTCCGGGGAACTGGACGCCCCCTTTTGCATGGCATCTGAGAAAGTAAAGGAGGGATTTGATTGAACCGTATAAACCGGATAAAAGCGTTTTTTAAAAAGCCGCACAACATCATCCTGGTGTTTTTCCTGGTCATCCTGTCATACCTTGTGCTGATCCCATTAGCCAGCATTGTAGGAGACACGTTTCTGGTCCACAACTCGGAGCTGATGCGGATCAAGGGTTCCCAGGCAGGCGATTTTACGCTGTATCACTGGCAGAAGGTGTTGTTTGATGCGGGCAGTATCAATATCTTCTACAAACCGCTGCTCAATTCCCTGGTCTGTTCTCTGGGCCCCTGCCTGGTGTCGATCCTGGTGGGCGGCGGATTTGCATGGCTGGTGACCAGGACAGATCTAAAGTGGAAAAACCAGATGGCCGCCCTGTTTATGTTTCCGTATATTATGCCGTCCTGGACCCTGGCCCTTGCATGGATGAACTTTTTTAAGAACAGCGCCGTCGGGGGCGCGCGGGGGATCTTTACGGCGCTGACTGGGATCGAAGTGGCAAACTGGTTTGCTTACGGGCCGTTCCCGATCATTGTGGTGACGGGCCTGCATTATGCCCCGTTTGCCTATATCCTGATCGGCGGCATCCTGCGGAATATGGATGCGAACCTGGAGGAAGCCGCGGTGATCCTGAAAACGTCGAGGAAACGGATGATGTGGAAGATCACGGTGCCCATGGTGATGCCGGCGGTGCTCTCCACCTTTATCCTCACATTTTCTTCCGCTATGAGTTCCTTTGCGGTGCCGTCCTTTTTGGGACTTCCGGTGCGGTATTATGTGCTGACCACCCAGCTGTACCGGACCTTAAACGGAATGAATCCGGGTTACGGCTATATCATTGCCCTGATCATGATCCTGATCAGCGTAGGGATCATGCTGGTCAATCAAAAAGCGATCGGCAAACGCAAATCCTACACCACAGTTACGGGCAAGAGCGCCAATGTCTCCCTGTTCCGCTTGAAACAGTGGAGGACCCCCATCAGTTCCGTCTGTATGGCGGCGGTGTTGTGCCTGTCGGTGATCCCTATGTTAAGCTTTGTGCTGCAGTCCCTGATCCGGGTGCAGGGGGATTATTCCCTGGCGAATCTGACCCTGGATTTCTGGATCGGCGCGCCGGGCAATGCCAATGACATTGCGGATAAGGCGGGGATCCTGGTGAACCCCAGTGTATGGCTGGGACTGTTAAACAGCTTAAAGCTCGGCCTGGTGGCCTCTCTCGGCGCCGGTACGGCAGGATTTTTAGCGGGGTACGCCATCGTTCGCAGACGCGGCAGCAGGCTGTCCTCCTTTGTGGAGAACTTAACCTTTATCCCTTACCTGATCCCGTCCATGGCTTTTTCCGCGATCTACCTGTCCATGTTTGCGGTTCAGAGGGGACCGATCCCTGCCCTGTATGGGACCTTTGGCCTGCTGGCGATCATCGGCTGCGTGAAATATATGCCCATGGCATCCCGCTCCGGCGTCAACTCCATGCTGCAGATCAGCAAGGAGATCGAGGAGGCGGCGATGATCATGGGAGTGGGGTGGTTCAAGCGGATCGGAAAGATCATTGTGCCGATCCAGAAGAGCACGGTGATCTCCGGGTATCTGCTGCCCTTCATCTCATGCATGAGGGAGCTGTCACTGTTTGTACTTTTAGTGACTCCGGCCAACAAGGTGCTGACTACGATCCTTTTCCAGTACAACGAGAAGGGCTGGGATCAGTATGCCAATGCGATCAACCTGGTGATCGTGGCTATTGTGCTGCTTGTAAATTACACTGTAAATAAGCTGACGGGAGCGTCTATCGATAAAGGAATTGGAGGGTGATCGTATGCCGGAAATCGTATTAAAAAATATAACAAAGCGTTTTGGTAAATCATGTGCCGTGGACCATCTGGACTTAACGATCCGGGACGGGGATTTCATCTCCCTGCTGGGGCCGTCCGGGTGCGGCAAGACAACAACCCTGCGCATGATCGCGGGACTGGAGACGCCCACAGAGGGGGATATCTATATTGACGGGGAGCTGGTCTACTCGTCTGAAAAAGGGATCGACATCTCGCCGGATAAGCGGAATGTGGGGTTCCTGTTCCAAAACTATGCGCTGTGGCCCCACATGACCGTGTACAAAAATATTGCCTTCGGCCTGGAAAATATGAAATGGGACAAGCAGAAGATTAAGGACAGGGTGGAGGAGCTTTTGGATACCCTAAAGATCCGGGAGTATGTGGACCGCTATCCCTCAGAGCTGTCCGGCGGACAGCAGCAGCGGGTGGCGATCGCCAGAACCCTTGCGACGAACCCGAAGATCCTTTTGATGGACGAACCGTTGTCCAACCTGGATGCAAAGCTGAGAATGGAGATGCGCACGGAGTTAAAACGCCTGCATCAGGAGACTGGCGCTACCTTTGTGTATGTGACCCATGACCAGCTGGAGGCCATGACCCTGTCCACCAGGATCTGCCTGATGAAGAACGGGCTTTTGCAGCAGTACAGTTCTCCTCTTGAGATATACGGAAGACCGGCCAATACCTTTGTGGCGGATTTTGTCGGGAACCCCAGTATTAACCTGATCCCCATGAATGGGGTCCGGGCAGGCGGCGGGGTGGCGCTGGAGAATGAGGATATCCGTTTGCGGTTCACTCCGGAGGGGGAGATCAGCCTTCCGGCCCATGGGAAGACGGTTCTGGGGATCCGCCCGGAATTTTTAAAGCAGATGGAGAGCCAGGGCCTGGAGACCTACGTGGAGTCCTCCCTGCCGTCTGGAATGGAGACGATCCTGGTCACCCGGATCGGGAAACAGAAGCTGACCTCCGTTATCTTCGGAAGTGTGGACT
Encoded here:
- a CDS encoding TRAP transporter small permease subunit; its protein translation is MTSLQKTGKKIYQCYVALGIAAMAFVSAGVIFAVIMRYFFNISFTFLEELITLVFTFTTFWGIGICVLENEHVLIDFFFEKIPVHIQRWINVVNYIIVLISLAILQYYAIGWIRVAGKTISNGMRIRYLYIYGIMPIGVGVSLICVLVKIYSLVKNVDLGFLKPIYDDEEGGL
- a CDS encoding GntR family transcriptional regulator — protein: MFPSIAPPPTLVETVYSYIKSDIASDYLKPDEKINLRELSSRYQVSETPIKQALNRLVSEGLVLSVPRKGMRVRKISIQEIGELFDIRLMLDTFFITPVIDTICGDTTLQEQMQGIIREHIRLVRQARTPLDYDTIYQLDNQFHELYIMASGNQKAVDIYHSLNSHVYSTYIYLHQPAEKTLDGAMEHQEILDAILEKDREKVREKVSIHIENARKSVFPILEELEGD
- a CDS encoding extracellular solute-binding protein — translated: MRKQMALVLAAAMMASLMTGCGGKTDAPASGGGLAQAAAGSEAPADNKAAGGETAAGSEAAPAADTQEELTEDELLAKAKEENKLVIYSCTSVVEKSAALFKEKYGLDLEIEFTQIGDSEMIEKVSSEAKAGVSGGADVVFCQDGARVISELITPGYTRNYLSSRITDVVPEEDQNPLVFQFCNKVFIFNNENVDDSEYTNIWQFTDPQYKGLFQMKDANSEGVNMNFFTMITRDDIAGQMADAYKEYYGKEIELTTPNAGYEWIKGIYENGMVLGTSDTKVSEAIGAKGQAASSAGLFTLNKYSKKDEKGLALGIAEQMQPFQGFYYPIYSQMTAYAEHPHVAELFIEFLYTEEGWSPYASRMGDYSANRKLPAGPGDKTLDEWAKVLIKEDAQWVYENRMDIEDFIQTIAQ
- a CDS encoding iron ABC transporter permease; this translates as MNRINRIKAFFKKPHNIILVFFLVILSYLVLIPLASIVGDTFLVHNSELMRIKGSQAGDFTLYHWQKVLFDAGSINIFYKPLLNSLVCSLGPCLVSILVGGGFAWLVTRTDLKWKNQMAALFMFPYIMPSWTLALAWMNFFKNSAVGGARGIFTALTGIEVANWFAYGPFPIIVVTGLHYAPFAYILIGGILRNMDANLEEAAVILKTSRKRMMWKITVPMVMPAVLSTFILTFSSAMSSFAVPSFLGLPVRYYVLTTQLYRTLNGMNPGYGYIIALIMILISVGIMLVNQKAIGKRKSYTTVTGKSANVSLFRLKQWRTPISSVCMAAVLCLSVIPMLSFVLQSLIRVQGDYSLANLTLDFWIGAPGNANDIADKAGILVNPSVWLGLLNSLKLGLVASLGAGTAGFLAGYAIVRRRGSRLSSFVENLTFIPYLIPSMAFSAIYLSMFAVQRGPIPALYGTFGLLAIIGCVKYMPMASRSGVNSMLQISKEIEEAAMIMGVGWFKRIGKIIVPIQKSTVISGYLLPFISCMRELSLFVLLVTPANKVLTTILFQYNEKGWDQYANAINLVIVAIVLLVNYTVNKLTGASIDKGIGG
- a CDS encoding TRAP transporter large permease, with the protein product MIMVYLLFALVVFALIGVPLAFAIGASCITYMSVQTPQFLAMIPQRIWSGSFSYVLVAMPLFIFMGELMNESGITKRLLDFCMYLVRPIKGGLGEVNVVASMIFGGISGSSVADTSALGSVLIPEMEKRGYPPEFAAGITVASSTMGMVVPPSIPMIMYSMISGASVGALFMAGLIPGLSVGVLQLIVCYVISRKNGYHPVQPPFVFKEFARTMVYSLPAILMPLVIVLSVSLGICTASESAGIAVFYSLILGLFIYKKLTVKKIIRALRRTLISSASITIIIGFSTIFTWLMTMMQIPQIVSSFFLGLDMPKWVLLLLIDLLILFLGTFIDVSPAILMLAPILLPVMRGIGVSDWQFGAIFIVGLAIGLVTPPVGMCLNTCNKINGMSVTRIAKGALPFIACNILVLLGTTFIPAMADWLPTMLHY
- a CDS encoding histidine kinase; this encodes MKTMGRVKGSAITMINWMFLLLTVVTLVFSMYNYLMYRDIGERYRRSTDLYYEAASVKDSIKQCDITMEDYLLSRNRGSLAEHNEAVKTVDAGLRRCRDLVDTPAVASFIQSITDAFSSYQTEANYSAFSYAESNYYEGSLSFQESREIGKYIQEYCDEILTVLLTANQDYYEWLNRKQSQLFFINLYAVILLAAAAGYSVYYVNDRFYRPLNEIYRASLKIAGGEMVQVREDWQDRMIKIQAAAFNKMSRSIVRMMDDIQKHADIRTKLLDEQLKNEQYVHRLEQADFLNLQLQTNPHFLFNTLNTISRTVTLGMSDEAVEMIDAMAAMLRYNLKDIEEPVSLEEEIQVVKEYLHIQNFRFRDRIRAEFDYEKELAEQVTIPRFSLQPFAENAVIHGLEPKTEPGVVRIELRTEGENCVVSIADSGVGIPADKLEALIQRKQIGSGKRKSIGIMNTIDRLKFFTKLPEPVKIESEWGKGTIVRIYLPLEISQGPAKPLTEGLQTTEGTECTS
- the dctP gene encoding TRAP transporter substrate-binding protein DctP — its product is MIQRGAAAIFTIGFSLLLIISVLFVFQERPQGEWKDQIMLRMEVPYEKDHPTGKAAEYFARLVREESGGELQIAVAYNTEPGSEKEIVKQLQFGGIAFAAVNYFDFAEDIPELNRFIQTYESPEEAQAGFCGQMDAIGEYLSKERLEVLSCYRPDYRCIATKEKPAAERDFEGMKIHATKAAALSVYLLGMGAEIESFGRTDLLRAVDSGYIDGIEMPLLFYGRAGYDKVMPYVWIYEDFLVPDMLVASTVSLGNLTDEQQKLLMDCALKTEAFQVEALKEAQERLVPR
- a CDS encoding TRAP transporter substrate-binding protein produces the protein MKKWMGIFLAMTLAAGTVTGCGGGGKAETTKAAAGQAASGQDAAGQDAAGGKADAAGSQAAAGSGAEAKAPAGETFTMQVGHAQATTSARHQSLLLFEKTVEEKTNGGVQVEIYPAGQLGNETEMTEAVSMGTLQAVRGGELEYLPQITMLSLPMLCDSLEEVRTLCYSDFVKDMLSSVETEHNMKVLAVGDDSGFRQITNNVRPILSPADMEGLKMRTVLEVIDLSMKSFGASTVSVPFTDLYMALKTGVADGQENPVALIDSQKFYEVQKYCSIIDYMFCAEVMYVNLDWWKSLPAEYQTILTEASREMMDENSRITDEENDNYIEHIKNSGCEVTVLTPEQRESFRPQAEEVWKQYIESGRITREDLDEMLAVIGKKVSW
- a CDS encoding response regulator, whose translation is MYKLMIADDEALERQALRHFIQNSKLEIVEILECANGIDAVKTALLKQPEICILDIKMPGLSGLEAMEQIKVVNKNCKIIFSTAYSYFDYAVKALQAGALDFMVKPVKKEKLIQVVNKAIDELDAEQNQEAYRSKITDLTYVLEKRILRELITGQTDEETLWFFDAMGIREPYGCIFFVRFKREISEEEKARLSKLLRSDLTAAGYTHLLYVHRKSIDFMVFSKTGDQTGEIAKQVEKILAYAMDSLVIPHTIGVGSWEEDLMQMEFSYLCAKEAVGEYVTAEQREIIVEEPSGGKDLKAVPPEIEAVCRYMKEHYSEKITLISIADSVGFSKYYISRLFKQHMGVTIIDYLIKVRLDRAKELLAKGDYSIKQISFMVGYSDPNYFTWSFKKYLGISPIKYRYFQNLGSGNQEPGV